A single [Chlorobium] sp. 445 DNA region contains:
- a CDS encoding ATPase — protein sequence MTTALSIEELNAKIRQESEFVNRLRAEISKAVVGQNYVINRLLIGLLTNGHILLEGVPGLAKTLTVSSLAKALSLKFQRIQFTPDLLPADLIGTMIYNQKDMKFYTKKGPIFANLILADEINRSPAKVQSALLEAMQEKQVTIGEETYKLDSPFLVLATQNPVEQEGTYPLPEAQVDRFMMKLKVGYPSREDELEIMRRMARTEPPEPIQPVITPEEILRARKVVGEVYIDPKVEQYIVDIVFATREPEKVGLADLKALIAYGASPRATIYLNLAARAHAFLNQRGYTTPEDVKTVAYDIMRHRIILTYEAEAEEVQPEDVIRRVLNAVPVP from the coding sequence ATGACAACAGCGCTTTCGATCGAAGAACTCAACGCTAAAATCAGGCAAGAATCTGAATTTGTAAATCGTCTGCGAGCTGAAATTTCTAAGGCTGTCGTTGGGCAAAACTATGTGATCAATCGCTTGCTAATTGGTCTGCTCACCAATGGACATATTTTGCTTGAGGGTGTGCCCGGACTTGCCAAAACACTCACAGTCAGTTCATTAGCAAAGGCACTGAGTTTGAAATTCCAACGCATTCAGTTTACGCCCGATCTTCTACCGGCAGACCTCATTGGCACGATGATCTACAATCAAAAGGATATGAAGTTCTATACGAAGAAAGGACCGATTTTTGCGAACCTGATTTTAGCCGATGAAATCAACCGTTCGCCTGCAAAAGTGCAATCGGCACTTCTAGAAGCCATGCAAGAAAAGCAGGTAACGATTGGCGAAGAAACCTACAAACTCGATTCACCATTTTTGGTGCTGGCAACACAAAACCCCGTTGAGCAAGAAGGCACATACCCTTTGCCCGAAGCGCAAGTTGACCGCTTTATGATGAAACTCAAAGTGGGCTATCCTTCACGCGAAGATGAATTAGAGATTATGCGTCGCATGGCACGCACCGAGCCGCCCGAGCCGATTCAGCCAGTCATAACGCCAGAAGAGATTTTGCGCGCAAGAAAAGTCGTCGGTGAAGTCTACATTGACCCGAAAGTAGAACAGTACATTGTAGATATTGTGTTTGCAACTCGAGAGCCAGAAAAAGTAGGGCTAGCAGACCTCAAAGCGCTGATTGCCTACGGCGCATCACCGCGTGCGACGATTTACCTCAACCTTGCAGCGCGCGCACATGCCTTTCTTAATCAGCGTGGTTATACAACTCCCGAAGATGTCAAGACCGTCGCCTATGACATTATGCGGCATCGAATCATTCTAACCTATGAAGCTGAAGCGGAAGAAGTGCAACCTGAAGATGTGATTCGTCGAGTGCTCAACGCCGTGCCTGTGCCGTAG